A DNA window from Loxodonta africana isolate mLoxAfr1 chromosome 7, mLoxAfr1.hap2, whole genome shotgun sequence contains the following coding sequences:
- the LOC135231669 gene encoding olfactory receptor 5AL1-like, whose amino-acid sequence MAKGNHSAVTEFILLGLTDNPDLQAILFSVFLVIYLVSVIDNLGLIVLIQISPQLHTPMYMFLNHLALVDFSLTSTVTPNTLVNFLCEVKSITFYACATQVCCFITFVVCELYLLSIMAYDRYVAICNPLLYVILMPRKLCTQLVASTYVYGFIVGLVQTVVTFRLSFCDSNMVNHFYCDDVPLIALACSDTQVKEPMLLIIAGFNALCSLLIVSISYAFIVLAILRIHSVEGRQKAFSTCVSHLISITTFYGTFIFMYLQPKPSHFLNRDKFASVFYVVVIPMLNPLIYSLRNQEVKNALKRIIEKLCLAVR is encoded by the coding sequence ATGGCCAAAGGCAACCATTCAGCTGTGACTGAGTTCATcctcttgggactcacagataACCCAGACCTTCAAGCCATTCTCTTTAGTGTCTTCCTAGTGATCTACTTAGTTAGTGTCATAGATAATCTAGGCTTGATTGTGCTAATCCAAATCAGTCCTCAGCTTCACACACCGATGTATATGTTTCTGAATCATCTGGCCCTTGTAGATTTTTCTCTTACTTCAACTGTCACCCCAAACACTTTAGTGAATTTTTTGTGTGAAGTTAAAAGTATAACATTTTATGCATGTGCCACCCAGGTATGTTGTTTTATCACATTTGTAGTTTGCGAACTCTACTTGCTTTCCATCATGGCATATGATCGTTATGTTGCCATCTGCAACCCTTTACTCTATGTCATTCTCATGCCTAGAAAACTCTGTACTCAACTGGTTGCTAGCACGTATGTTTATGGTTTTATTGTGGGTCTTGTACAGACAGTGGTGACATtccgtttgtctttttgtgactccAATATGGTCAACCACTTTTACTGTGATGATGTTCCTTTGATTGCTTTGGCCTGCTCTGACACCCAAGTCAAAGAGCCGATGTTGTTAATCATTGCTGGGTTTAATGCTCTTTGCTCTCTACTGATTGTGTCAATTTCTTATGCTTTCATTGTCTTAGCCATCCTTAGGATCCACTCTGTTGAaggaagacagaaagccttttccACCTGCGTGTCCCACCTGATTTCCATCACAACATTTTATGGAACCTTCATTTTTATGTACCTACAGCCCAAGCCAAGCCATTTTCTGAACAGAGATAAATTTGCTTCAGTGTTTTATGTAGTGGTGATTCCCATGCTAAACCCACTGATCTATAGCTTGAGAAACCAGGAGGTAAAAAACGCACTGAAGAGAATTATAGAAAAGTTGTGTTTGGCTGTaaggtaa